A genomic stretch from Kogia breviceps isolate mKogBre1 chromosome 1, mKogBre1 haplotype 1, whole genome shotgun sequence includes:
- the LOC131768200 gene encoding group IIE secretory phospholipase A2-like produces MKLPPLLTLLCLMVALAVGNLVQFGVMIERMKGQPALRYNDYGCYCGVGGSHWPVDQTDWCCHAHDCCYGSLEKLGCEPKLERYLFSAGRHSIFCAGRAPCQQRTCECDKRAALCFRDNLGTYNRKYARYPNKLCTGPTPPC; encoded by the exons aTGAAGCTTCCCCCTCTTCTGACCTTACTTTGCCTCATGG TGGCCCTGGCTGTCGGGAACCTGGTCCAGTTCGGGGTGATGATTGAGCGAATGAAGGGGCAGCCTGCACTGCGGTACAATGACTATGGCTGCTACTGTGGTGTCGGCGGCTCCCACTGGCCAGTGGACCAGACAGACTG GTGCTGCCACGCCCATGACTGCTGCTATGGGAGTCTGGAGAAGCTGGGCTGtgaacccaaattggaaaggtATCTTTTCTCTGCCGGCAGGCACAGCATCTTCTGTG CCGGCAGAGCCCCCTGCCAACAACGGACCTGCGAGTGTGACAAGAGGGCTGCTCTCTGCTTTCGCGACAACCTGGGCACCTACAACCGCAAATATGCCCGTTACCCCAACAAGCTGTGCACCGGACCTACCCCGCCCTGCTAA